A genome region from Pseudomonas pergaminensis includes the following:
- a CDS encoding DEAD/DEAH box helicase: protein MNLPESTDTVLDGFHPAVSTWFRSTFPSVTGAQEQAWPLIRQRQSTLIAAPTGSGKTLTAFLAVLDDLVHQGLAHGGELPDETLVVYVSPLKALSNDIQINLQNPLAGITEHLQNLGLPPLVIRTAVRTGDTPQKDRAQMRKRPPHILVTTPESLYVLLGSDSGRQMLASTRTVIVDEIHAIAAGKRGSHLALSLERLQGLCAGPLMRIGLSATQKPIDAVSRFLVGSGRACAIVDIGHARPRDLDIEVPPVPLSAVMANDVWELVYDRLAELAREHRTTLVFVNTRRLAERLARHLSERLGKTAVAAHHGSLAKEMRLDAEQRLKGGELQVLIATASLELGIDIGDMDLVCQIGSPGSINGFLQRVGRSGHQVGGTPKGRLFATTRDDLIECAALLDCVRRGELDTLHIPVAPLDVLAQQIIAEVSAQEWSEQALLDLIHRAAPYATLDERHYQALLQMLAEGYNGRQGIRSAYLHRDALTRTLRGRRGAKLTAVTSGGTIPDNADYSVLLEPQSLNIGSVNEDFAVESIAGDIFQLGNTSYRILRVDAGKVRVEDAHGQPPTIPFWLGEAPGRSNELSAAVARLQGQLDALLSATPGELHAAQDWLTGTLGLNRACAEQILDYLARTRLALGALPSQDTLIMERFFDASGGTQLIIHTPFGSRVNRAWGLALRKRFCRTFNFELQAAASENAIVLSLSTSHSFELDEVWRYLNSHSAEHLLIQAVLDAPLFGVRWRWNAGVALALPRYTGGRKVAPQIQRMKSEDLIASVFPDQIACLENLAGEREVPEHPLVEQTLDDCLHEAMDSDAWLALLRRMERGDVRLISRDLPAPSPMAAEILSARPYTFLDDAPLEERRTQAVLNRRWSDPQSTDDLGALDAEAIAGVREEAWPAPNGLDEMHEALMSLACIASNEVTPQWAQWLQALAKRGRAYQLHTHLHTSLWVAVERLSCVQTIYPGDVPLLPGFDEPWTVEEAVTEVLRARLGGFGPLSLIEIAAPLALPVADVTQALARLEQEGYVLRGHFSPGATQEQWCERHLLARIHRYTVKRLRREIEPVALQDFMRFLFDWQHVSDSTRGQGSAMLPQIVGQFEGYAAATSAWDSDLLSARLKDYSSIWLDELCRSGKLVWTRLSNKTSAIALRSTPVVLLPRSQVGLWSGLTELTDATTLSPKAQKVHQALRDHGALFFDELVHEAHLLRSELETALQELVGAGLVNADSFAGLRALTTPASKRQARSSRRGRGAFVGGMDDAGRWALVRRPSTAAGPHSAEILEHVAMTLLRRYGVVFWRLLEREAEWLPSWRELLRTFHRLEARGEIRGGRFVSGLAGEQFALPEAIPLLREVRRRPHDGSLIAVCGADPLNLVGTLLPGSKVPAVSGNRVVYRDGLPAAVMVAGKQQVLLEGDQQVIQEKLIRH from the coding sequence ATGAACCTACCTGAATCCACGGACACGGTCCTGGACGGCTTCCACCCCGCTGTCAGCACCTGGTTCCGCAGCACGTTCCCTTCGGTGACAGGCGCCCAGGAACAGGCGTGGCCGCTGATCCGCCAGCGCCAATCGACCCTGATCGCCGCGCCCACTGGCTCCGGCAAGACCCTCACGGCGTTCCTGGCGGTACTGGATGACCTGGTCCACCAAGGCCTGGCCCACGGTGGTGAGTTGCCGGATGAAACCCTGGTGGTCTACGTGTCGCCGCTCAAGGCGCTGTCCAACGACATCCAGATCAACCTGCAAAACCCCCTCGCGGGGATTACTGAGCACCTGCAGAACCTCGGCCTGCCGCCGCTGGTCATCCGCACCGCCGTGCGCACCGGCGACACCCCGCAAAAAGACCGCGCGCAGATGCGCAAGCGCCCGCCGCATATCCTGGTGACCACCCCGGAATCGCTCTATGTGCTGCTGGGCTCGGACTCCGGTCGCCAGATGCTCGCCAGCACGCGCACGGTGATCGTCGATGAAATCCACGCCATCGCCGCCGGCAAACGGGGCAGCCACCTGGCCTTGAGCCTGGAACGCCTGCAAGGCCTGTGTGCCGGGCCGCTGATGCGCATCGGCTTGTCGGCCACGCAAAAGCCCATCGACGCGGTGTCGCGATTCCTGGTGGGCAGTGGCCGGGCATGCGCGATTGTGGATATTGGCCACGCCCGCCCACGCGATCTGGATATCGAAGTGCCCCCCGTGCCGCTCTCGGCGGTGATGGCCAACGATGTGTGGGAGCTGGTCTACGACCGCCTCGCCGAACTGGCGCGCGAGCACCGCACCACGCTGGTGTTCGTCAACACCCGGCGCCTGGCCGAACGCCTGGCCCGGCATTTGAGCGAGCGCCTGGGCAAAACCGCGGTGGCCGCCCACCACGGCAGCCTGGCCAAGGAAATGCGCCTGGACGCCGAGCAACGCCTCAAGGGCGGCGAGCTGCAAGTGCTGATCGCCACCGCGTCCCTGGAATTGGGGATTGATATCGGCGATATGGACCTGGTCTGCCAGATTGGCTCGCCCGGCTCCATCAACGGTTTTCTGCAAAGAGTCGGCCGCTCCGGGCACCAGGTGGGCGGTACGCCCAAGGGACGCCTGTTCGCCACCACCCGCGACGACCTGATCGAATGCGCCGCCCTGCTCGACTGCGTGCGCCGGGGCGAACTCGACACGCTGCACATTCCCGTGGCGCCCCTGGATGTACTGGCCCAACAAATCATCGCTGAGGTCAGCGCCCAGGAATGGTCCGAGCAGGCGTTGCTGGACCTCATCCACCGCGCCGCACCTTACGCCACGCTGGATGAACGCCACTACCAGGCGCTGCTGCAGATGCTCGCCGAGGGCTACAACGGGCGCCAGGGTATCCGCAGCGCCTACCTGCACCGCGACGCGCTGACGCGCACCCTGCGCGGCCGGCGGGGCGCCAAGCTGACCGCCGTGACCAGTGGCGGCACCATCCCTGACAACGCTGACTACAGCGTATTGCTCGAACCCCAGAGCTTGAACATCGGCAGCGTCAACGAAGATTTCGCGGTGGAAAGCATCGCCGGGGATATCTTCCAGCTCGGTAACACGTCCTACAGAATTCTGCGGGTCGACGCCGGCAAAGTGCGGGTCGAGGACGCCCATGGCCAGCCGCCGACCATCCCCTTCTGGCTCGGTGAAGCGCCGGGGCGCAGCAACGAACTGTCGGCGGCGGTGGCGCGCCTCCAGGGCCAACTGGACGCGTTGCTCAGCGCTACGCCCGGCGAGCTGCACGCCGCACAGGACTGGCTCACCGGCACCCTCGGCCTGAACCGCGCCTGCGCCGAGCAGATCCTCGATTACCTGGCGCGCACGCGCTTGGCCCTGGGTGCGTTGCCGTCCCAGGACACGTTGATCATGGAGCGGTTTTTCGACGCGTCCGGCGGCACTCAGTTGATCATCCACACGCCGTTCGGCAGTCGCGTCAACCGCGCCTGGGGCCTGGCCCTGCGCAAGCGATTCTGCCGTACGTTCAATTTCGAATTGCAGGCGGCCGCCAGCGAGAATGCAATCGTGCTGTCACTGTCTACCAGCCACAGTTTCGAGCTGGATGAGGTGTGGCGTTACCTCAATAGCCACAGCGCCGAACACCTCCTGATCCAGGCTGTGCTGGATGCGCCGCTGTTCGGCGTGCGTTGGCGCTGGAATGCCGGTGTGGCGCTGGCGTTGCCGCGCTACACCGGTGGACGCAAGGTTGCGCCGCAGATCCAGCGCATGAAAAGCGAAGACCTGATCGCCAGCGTGTTCCCCGACCAGATCGCCTGCCTGGAAAACCTCGCTGGCGAGCGCGAAGTGCCCGAGCATCCATTGGTGGAGCAAACCCTCGATGACTGCCTGCACGAAGCCATGGACAGCGACGCCTGGCTGGCCCTGCTGCGGCGCATGGAGCGCGGCGACGTGCGCCTGATCAGCCGCGACCTGCCGGCGCCCTCCCCCATGGCTGCAGAAATTCTCAGCGCGCGGCCCTACACCTTTCTCGACGATGCGCCGCTGGAAGAACGGCGCACCCAGGCCGTGCTCAACCGGCGCTGGAGCGACCCGCAGAGCACCGACGACCTCGGCGCCCTGGATGCGGAGGCCATCGCTGGCGTGCGCGAAGAAGCATGGCCGGCGCCCAACGGGCTGGATGAAATGCATGAGGCGCTGATGAGCCTGGCGTGCATCGCCAGCAACGAAGTCACCCCGCAATGGGCGCAGTGGCTGCAGGCGTTGGCCAAGCGTGGTCGCGCCTATCAACTGCACACTCACTTACACACCAGCCTGTGGGTCGCGGTTGAACGCCTGAGTTGTGTGCAGACAATCTACCCCGGCGATGTGCCGTTGCTGCCCGGTTTCGATGAGCCCTGGACCGTTGAGGAGGCCGTGACCGAAGTACTGCGCGCGCGCCTCGGTGGGTTCGGCCCACTGAGCCTGATCGAGATCGCCGCGCCCCTGGCCCTGCCGGTGGCGGATGTGACCCAGGCGCTCGCCCGCCTGGAGCAGGAAGGCTACGTGCTGCGCGGGCATTTCAGCCCTGGCGCCACCCAGGAGCAATGGTGCGAACGCCACCTGCTGGCGCGCATCCATCGCTACACGGTCAAGCGCCTGCGCCGGGAAATCGAGCCGGTGGCGTTGCAGGACTTCATGCGTTTTCTATTCGATTGGCAGCACGTGTCCGACAGCACCCGTGGCCAGGGCAGCGCGATGTTGCCGCAGATCGTCGGGCAGTTTGAAGGCTATGCCGCTGCCACGTCCGCCTGGGACAGCGACCTGCTCAGTGCGCGCCTCAAGGACTATTCCTCCATCTGGCTTGACGAGCTGTGCCGCAGCGGCAAGCTGGTGTGGACGCGCTTGAGCAACAAGACCAGCGCCATCGCGTTGCGCAGCACGCCGGTAGTGTTGCTGCCACGCAGCCAAGTGGGGCTGTGGAGCGGCCTCACCGAACTCACTGACGCCACCACGCTGTCGCCCAAGGCGCAAAAGGTGCACCAGGCACTGCGCGATCACGGCGCGCTGTTTTTTGATGAACTGGTGCACGAAGCCCACTTGCTGCGCAGTGAACTGGAAACCGCCTTGCAGGAACTGGTAGGCGCCGGGTTGGTGAACGCCGACAGCTTCGCCGGCCTGCGCGCCCTGACCACCCCCGCCAGTAAACGCCAGGCGCGCAGCAGCCGGCGTGGGCGCGGGGCGTTTGTGGGCGGTATGGACGATGCGGGTCGCTGGGCGCTGGTCCGGCGCCCGTCGACTGCCGCCGGCCCGCACTCGGCCGAAATCCTGGAGCATGTGGCGATGACCCTGCTGCGCCGCTATGGCGTGGTGTTCTGGCGCCTGCTGGAGCGCGAGGCGGAATGGCTGCCGAGTTGGCGCGAATTGCTGCGCACCTTTCACCGCCTGGAAGCGCGCGGGGAGATTCGTGGCGGACGGTTTGTGAGTGGCTTGGCGGGAGAGCAGTTTGCGTTGCCGGAGGCGATTCCATTGCTGCGTGAAGTGCGGCGTCGGCCCCATGATGGGAGTTTGATTGCGGTGTGTGGCGCGGACCCATTGAACCTGGTGGGCACGCTGTTGCCAGGCAGCAAGGTGCCGGCAGTGAGTGGCAATCGAGTTGTGTACCGGGACGGGTTGCCGGCAGCGGTGATGGTCGCGGGTAAGCAGCAGGTGTTGCTGGAGGGGGATCAGCAGGTGATTCAGGAAAAATTGATCCGGCATTGA
- a CDS encoding mechanosensitive ion channel family protein, whose amino-acid sequence MLNLKTALLLGALLFCGSGALQAAATAPEPEAPAKPELLVEGGLLGAISSSIDDVQQKLDLNQNFIDEWRLRADRAANEVGRLVNQTTERSPWSVAGDFLLLSGVWIGAFTLLTLLGRVIVRRLGHRTFFERRHRLHSVLGYVVPYTLPALVCLPLTLYVSHFLPTSVGRALALCFAYATSSGIFSTSMLLCVIVMFNVGHKRPAVQIIRDYCPKPLFLIGFLAALSDALTSPQIAHQLGGNITSSIAVFTGLFATVIFGVLVVRLRRPVAHLIRNRPLAQRLKHPALQQSLRIFSGLWYWPILLMVLVSAINLIGAGDDNQKVLRCALFTTILLIGTVFLSTVLQHLFKSRSQVAIQRSSAYKERFLSLLHALLRIVMAVAFIEVLGRIWGVSLFEFAERNSIGRAISDSLSSIGLILLMTWLFWVVLDTAIQEALKPPVNKRSSRQPSTRVKTILPLLRNAVKIILVVICAITTMANLGINVAPLLAGAGVVGLAIGFGSQQLVQDVITGLFIIIEDTLSIGDWVVLDSGHAGTVEGLTIRTLRLRDGKGFVHSVPFGQIKAVTNQSRQFAYAFFSVQFTYDTDVDKAVELIREAGQSIRDDVFLKYNLQGPLEVFGVDKMDLNGVVLTAQFRTVSGGQYAVSRAFNQRLKKLVDNCDEVHFAQTYPQQVLLPKRTPQVDEPDEEVPTSVVLTEQPRPQ is encoded by the coding sequence TTGCTGAACCTAAAGACTGCATTACTGCTCGGCGCGCTGCTGTTTTGCGGCAGCGGCGCACTGCAAGCCGCGGCCACCGCGCCTGAACCCGAAGCGCCGGCCAAGCCGGAGTTGTTGGTGGAGGGCGGGCTTCTAGGGGCGATCAGTTCCAGCATTGATGACGTGCAGCAGAAGCTGGACCTCAACCAGAACTTCATTGACGAATGGCGCCTGCGTGCAGACCGGGCCGCCAACGAAGTCGGGCGGCTGGTCAACCAAACCACTGAGCGCTCGCCGTGGAGCGTCGCCGGGGACTTTTTGTTGCTGTCCGGTGTGTGGATCGGTGCCTTTACGCTGTTGACGTTACTGGGGCGTGTGATTGTGCGGCGCCTGGGGCATCGCACGTTTTTCGAACGGCGCCACCGCCTCCACTCCGTGCTGGGCTACGTAGTGCCTTACACACTGCCGGCGCTGGTGTGCCTGCCGCTCACGTTGTATGTCAGCCATTTTCTGCCCACCTCCGTGGGGCGCGCGCTGGCGCTGTGTTTTGCCTACGCCACCAGCAGCGGCATCTTTTCCACCTCGATGCTGCTGTGCGTGATCGTCATGTTCAATGTCGGCCACAAGCGCCCGGCGGTGCAGATCATTCGCGACTACTGCCCCAAGCCGCTGTTCCTGATCGGCTTCCTCGCCGCCCTCAGCGACGCCTTGACCAGCCCGCAGATCGCACACCAATTGGGCGGCAATATCACCAGCAGCATCGCGGTCTTCACCGGCCTGTTTGCGACGGTGATCTTCGGTGTGCTGGTGGTTCGCCTGCGCCGCCCGGTCGCGCACTTGATCCGCAACCGGCCATTGGCCCAGCGCCTCAAACACCCGGCCTTGCAGCAATCACTGCGCATCTTTTCGGGGCTGTGGTACTGGCCGATCCTGCTGATGGTGCTGGTCTCGGCGATCAACCTGATCGGGGCCGGCGACGACAACCAGAAGGTGCTGCGCTGTGCGTTGTTCACGACGATCTTGCTGATCGGCACGGTATTCCTCAGCACGGTACTGCAACACCTGTTCAAATCCCGCAGCCAAGTGGCGATCCAGCGCAGCAGTGCCTACAAAGAGCGCTTCCTCAGTCTGCTGCATGCGCTGTTGCGCATCGTAATGGCGGTGGCATTTATCGAGGTTCTCGGGCGCATCTGGGGCGTGTCGTTGTTTGAATTCGCCGAGCGCAACTCGATTGGCCGCGCGATCAGCGACTCGCTCAGCAGCATCGGCCTGATCCTGCTGATGACCTGGCTGTTCTGGGTGGTGCTCGACACGGCCATCCAGGAAGCATTGAAACCACCGGTCAACAAACGCTCCAGCCGCCAGCCCAGCACGCGGGTCAAGACCATCCTGCCGCTGCTGCGCAATGCGGTGAAAATCATCCTGGTGGTGATTTGCGCAATCACCACCATGGCGAACCTGGGTATCAACGTTGCGCCGCTGCTGGCAGGTGCCGGGGTGGTCGGCCTGGCCATCGGTTTCGGTTCGCAGCAACTGGTGCAGGACGTGATCACCGGCCTGTTCATCATCATCGAAGACACCCTGTCCATTGGCGACTGGGTGGTACTCGACTCCGGCCACGCCGGCACGGTCGAAGGCCTGACCATCCGCACCTTGCGCCTGCGCGACGGCAAGGGCTTTGTGCACTCGGTGCCGTTCGGGCAAATCAAGGCGGTCACCAACCAGTCGCGACAATTCGCCTACGCGTTCTTCTCGGTGCAGTTCACCTACGACACGGACGTGGACAAGGCCGTAGAGTTGATCCGTGAAGCAGGGCAGTCGATCCGCGATGACGTGTTCCTCAAGTACAACCTGCAAGGGCCGCTGGAGGTGTTTGGCGTCGACAAAATGGACCTTAACGGCGTGGTACTCACTGCGCAGTTCCGCACCGTGTCGGGCGGGCAATATGCGGTGAGTCGTGCGTTTAACCAGCGGTTGAAAAAGCTTGTGGATAACTGTGATGAGGTGCACTTCGCGCAGACTTATCCACAGCAGGTGCTGTTGCCCAAGCGTACGCCGCAGGTGGATGAGCCGGATGAGGAAGTACCGACGTCGGTGGTGTTGACGGAGCAGCCCAGGCCTCAATAA
- the clsB gene encoding cardiolipin synthase ClsB: MNVAIEHISTDQPPDEAKARDLDYGWQSGNQVELLENGEAYFPKVFEALREARREILLETFILFEDKVGHELQGILIEAAQRGVKVVVSLDGFGCGELSPAFLGELAEAGVAVQMFDPASKTLGIRTNWFRRLHRKIVVVDAEVAFIGGINFSADHLGDYGPEAKQDYAVRVIGPAVADLHHFALAQSGRQPRTRRGWRRRQQRPALWSTDKGDGQVRLIYRDNVQHRDDIEEAYIHALSQAQKRAVIANAYFFPGYRLLREIRNAARRGVQVQLIMQGQPDVLLAKLAARMLYDYLLKDGVVIHEYCQRPLHGKVALVDDDWSTVGSSNLDPLSLALNLEANVLIRDRAFNQQLYERLETLAKNHCQTMPENRKPRLWLWRLTVGFLVFHVMRHFPALTGWLPAHKPRLKPFEAQHHDV, translated from the coding sequence ATGAACGTGGCCATTGAGCATATTTCCACCGATCAGCCGCCCGACGAGGCCAAGGCCCGCGACCTGGATTACGGCTGGCAGAGCGGCAACCAGGTCGAGTTGCTGGAGAACGGCGAGGCGTACTTTCCCAAGGTTTTCGAAGCCCTGCGCGAGGCCCGGCGCGAGATTCTGCTGGAGACCTTCATCCTCTTCGAGGACAAGGTGGGCCATGAACTGCAGGGCATTCTGATCGAGGCCGCGCAGCGCGGCGTGAAAGTGGTGGTGAGCCTGGATGGCTTTGGTTGCGGCGAGCTGAGCCCGGCATTTCTCGGCGAGCTGGCCGAGGCTGGGGTGGCCGTGCAGATGTTCGACCCGGCCTCCAAGACGCTGGGCATTCGCACCAATTGGTTTCGCCGCTTGCACCGCAAGATCGTGGTGGTGGACGCCGAGGTCGCCTTCATCGGCGGGATCAATTTTTCCGCCGACCACCTGGGTGATTACGGCCCCGAAGCCAAGCAGGATTACGCGGTACGCGTGATTGGCCCGGCGGTGGCGGACTTGCATCATTTCGCCCTGGCACAAAGCGGCCGCCAGCCACGCACGCGTCGGGGCTGGCGACGGCGCCAGCAACGGCCTGCGCTGTGGTCCACCGACAAAGGCGACGGCCAGGTGCGCCTGATTTATCGCGACAATGTGCAGCACCGCGATGACATCGAAGAAGCCTATATCCATGCACTGAGCCAAGCGCAAAAACGCGCGGTGATCGCCAACGCGTATTTCTTCCCCGGCTACCGCCTGCTGCGGGAAATCCGCAATGCCGCGCGCCGTGGCGTGCAGGTGCAACTGATCATGCAGGGTCAGCCCGACGTGCTGTTGGCCAAGCTGGCGGCACGCATGCTCTACGACTACCTGCTCAAGGATGGCGTGGTGATTCACGAATATTGCCAGCGCCCGCTGCACGGCAAGGTGGCGCTGGTGGATGACGACTGGAGCACCGTGGGCTCAAGCAACCTCGACCCGCTGAGCCTGGCATTGAACCTGGAAGCCAACGTATTGATTCGTGACCGGGCGTTCAATCAGCAGTTGTATGAACGCCTGGAAACCCTGGCCAAGAACCACTGCCAGACCATGCCCGAGAACCGCAAGCCGCGCCTGTGGCTGTGGCGCTTGACCGTGGGTTTCCTGGTGTTCCATGTGATGCGCCACTTCCCTGCGCTGACGGGCTGGCTGCCGGCGCACAAACCGCGACTCAAGCCGTTTGAGGCCCAGCACCATGACGTCTGA
- a CDS encoding lysylphosphatidylglycerol synthase domain-containing protein, whose amino-acid sequence MTSETQGSRFKRWKKPLTIAFFLVLIVLFTLLARRIDWSEVVQTLGDFKVRTLVIASALTLCSFLVYASFDLIGRTYIRQNLVWKQILPVGIISYAFNLNLSAWVGGIAMRYRLYSRLGVSTGNIAKILGLSLATNWFGYMAIAGVVFSSGLVTMPPGWKVSTTALQGIGALLVLASLGYLVACQFSKKRAWTIRGMEINLPSVRMACLQLLLGALNWSLMAAVIFTLLPAKLDYPLVLGVLLISAIAGVLTHIPAGLGVLEAVFIALLQHEASRGSLLAGLIAYRAIYFIVPLLIALVMYLGVEAKAKALRVKKTTA is encoded by the coding sequence ATGACGTCTGAAACCCAAGGTTCGCGATTCAAGCGTTGGAAAAAACCGCTGACCATCGCCTTCTTCCTGGTGCTGATCGTCCTGTTCACCCTGCTCGCACGCCGCATCGACTGGAGCGAGGTGGTGCAGACCCTGGGCGACTTCAAGGTGCGCACCTTGGTGATCGCCAGCGCGCTGACGCTGTGCAGTTTCCTGGTCTACGCCAGCTTCGACCTGATCGGTCGCACCTACATTCGCCAGAACCTGGTGTGGAAGCAGATCCTACCCGTGGGCATCATCAGCTACGCGTTCAACCTCAACCTGAGCGCGTGGGTCGGCGGTATCGCCATGCGTTACCGGCTGTATTCGCGGCTGGGGGTGAGCACCGGTAATATCGCCAAGATCCTCGGACTGAGCCTGGCCACCAACTGGTTCGGCTATATGGCGATCGCCGGAGTGGTATTCAGCAGCGGGCTGGTCACCATGCCGCCGGGGTGGAAAGTCAGCACCACGGCTCTGCAAGGCATCGGCGCGCTGTTGGTGCTGGCCAGCCTGGGTTACCTGGTGGCCTGCCAGTTTTCTAAGAAACGCGCGTGGACCATTCGCGGCATGGAGATCAACCTGCCGTCGGTGCGCATGGCGTGCCTGCAGTTGCTGTTGGGCGCGTTGAACTGGTCGCTGATGGCGGCGGTGATCTTCACCCTGCTGCCGGCGAAACTCGACTATCCATTGGTACTGGGTGTGCTGTTGATCAGCGCGATTGCCGGGGTGCTCACCCATATACCGGCCGGGTTAGGCGTGCTGGAGGCGGTGTTTATTGCACTGCTGCAGCATGAGGCGTCACGGGGCAGTTTGCTCGCCGGGTTGATTGCGTACCGGGCGATCTATTTTATTGTGCCGCTGCTGATTGCGCTGGTGATGTACCTGGGGGTGGAGGCGAAGGCCAAGGCGTTGCGGGTGAAGAAGACAACGGCTTGA
- a CDS encoding MFS transporter produces MPIALLALTLSAFAIGTTEFVIVGLLPTIGADLGVDLPSAGLLVSLYALGVAIGAPVLTALSGKVPRKFLLLSLMVLFTLGNLLAWKAPSYESLVLARIVTGLAHGVFFSIGSTIATSLVPKEKAASAIAIMFTGLTVALVTGVPLGTFIGQHFGWRETFLAVSALGVIAFIGSLIYVPNNIAHSKPASLLQQLQVLKQPRLLLVYAMTAIGYGGSFIAFTFLAPILQDISGFSASTVSLVLLVYGVSVAAGNIWGGKLADKRGPISALKIIFALLAAVLFVLTFTAGNPWLALATVLVWGAVAFGNVPGLQVYVVRQAEHHTPQAVDVASGLNIAAFNLGIAGGAWGGGLIVAHMGLIHTAWIGGLVVLVALALTAWSGRLDRLGPVHAESSPRVVAGH; encoded by the coding sequence ATGCCCATTGCCTTGCTCGCGCTGACCCTCAGCGCTTTCGCCATCGGGACGACCGAGTTCGTCATCGTTGGCTTGCTACCCACCATTGGCGCCGACCTCGGCGTCGACCTGCCCTCCGCCGGCCTGCTGGTCAGCCTCTACGCTCTGGGTGTGGCCATCGGCGCGCCGGTGCTCACGGCCCTTTCCGGCAAGGTGCCGCGCAAATTCCTGCTGCTGTCGCTGATGGTGCTGTTCACCCTCGGCAACCTGCTGGCCTGGAAGGCGCCGAGCTATGAATCCCTGGTGCTGGCGCGGATCGTCACCGGCCTGGCCCACGGCGTGTTTTTCTCGATTGGTTCGACCATCGCCACCAGCCTGGTGCCCAAGGAAAAAGCCGCCAGTGCGATTGCGATCATGTTTACCGGCCTGACCGTCGCGCTGGTCACCGGCGTGCCGCTGGGTACGTTTATCGGCCAGCATTTCGGCTGGCGTGAAACCTTCCTCGCCGTTTCGGCGCTGGGTGTGATCGCGTTTATCGGCAGCCTGATTTACGTGCCGAACAACATCGCCCACAGCAAACCCGCGTCCTTGCTGCAACAACTGCAGGTGCTCAAGCAACCGCGCTTGCTGCTGGTATACGCCATGACGGCCATCGGCTACGGCGGCTCGTTTATCGCGTTCACTTTCCTGGCGCCGATCCTTCAGGATATTTCCGGGTTCAGCGCCAGCACCGTGAGCCTGGTGCTGCTGGTGTACGGCGTATCGGTGGCCGCCGGCAACATCTGGGGCGGCAAGCTGGCGGATAAACGCGGCCCGATCAGCGCGCTGAAAATCATCTTTGCCCTGCTCGCCGCCGTATTGTTCGTGCTGACCTTCACCGCCGGCAACCCCTGGCTGGCCCTGGCCACCGTGCTGGTGTGGGGTGCGGTCGCTTTCGGTAACGTGCCGGGCCTGCAGGTGTATGTGGTGCGCCAGGCCGAGCATCACACGCCGCAAGCGGTGGATGTGGCCTCGGGGCTGAATATCGCCGCGTTCAACCTGGGGATCGCCGGAGGCGCCTGGGGCGGCGGCTTGATCGTGGCGCATATGGGCCTGATTCACACCGCCTGGATCGGTGGGCTGGTGGTGCTGGTGGCATTGGCACTGACCGCCTGGAGTGGCCGACTTGATCGGTTGGGGCCGGTGCATGCCGAGTCGTCGCCCCGGGTCGTGGCCGGGCACTGA
- a CDS encoding endonuclease/exonuclease/phosphatase family protein has protein sequence MAAIPDWVPITPSVAITRFTVLTVNIHKGFTALNRRFILPELREAVRSVGADMVFLQEIHGTHERHPQRFSDWPNMPQYEFLADSIWPQFAYGRNAVYPHGDHGNALLSKFQIVRHDNLDISQSGHENRGLLHCVLRLPGTGQEVHAICIHLGLREVHRQQQLRLIEQRISEIPADAPLIVAGDFNDWRQKADLSQSGLKEVFVQTLGKPARTFPARLPLLPLDRIYVRNLKVHNPRVLTTRPWSHLSDHVPLSVEIEL, from the coding sequence ATGGCTGCGATACCCGACTGGGTGCCCATCACCCCCAGCGTCGCCATCACACGCTTCACGGTGCTGACGGTCAATATCCACAAGGGCTTCACCGCCCTGAATCGACGTTTCATCCTGCCCGAGCTACGGGAAGCGGTGCGCAGCGTGGGCGCCGACATGGTGTTCCTGCAGGAAATCCACGGCACCCACGAGCGTCACCCCCAGCGCTTCAGCGACTGGCCGAACATGCCGCAATACGAGTTCCTGGCCGACAGCATCTGGCCGCAGTTCGCTTATGGCCGCAATGCGGTCTACCCCCACGGCGACCACGGCAATGCGCTGCTGTCGAAATTCCAGATCGTGCGCCACGACAACCTGGATATTTCCCAAAGCGGCCATGAAAACCGTGGCCTGTTGCACTGCGTGCTGCGCCTGCCGGGCACCGGCCAGGAGGTGCATGCGATCTGTATCCACCTGGGCTTGCGCGAGGTGCATCGCCAACAGCAATTGCGTCTGATCGAGCAGCGTATCAGCGAGATCCCGGCCGACGCGCCGCTGATTGTCGCTGGCGATTTCAATGACTGGCGCCAGAAGGCCGACTTGAGCCAGAGCGGCCTGAAGGAAGTATTCGTGCAAACCCTGGGCAAACCCGCGCGCACCTTCCCAGCGCGCCTGCCGTTGCTACCGCTGGATCGCATCTACGTACGAAACTTGAAGGTGCATAACCCCCGTGTGCTGACGACGCGGCCCTGGTCCCATCTGTCCGACCATGTGCCGCTGTCGGTGGAGATCGAGCTATGA